The Acanthochromis polyacanthus isolate Apoly-LR-REF ecotype Palm Island chromosome 17, KAUST_Apoly_ChrSc, whole genome shotgun sequence genome has a window encoding:
- the dlat gene encoding dihydrolipoyllysine-residue acetyltransferase component of pyruvate dehydrogenase complex, mitochondrial, with amino-acid sequence MLRLILRLRPSSGLPCPRALPAGPAALGCRSVRGTGCVRRLHSGAGSRAVSVGSGFGHRATFLRCPQLAGGCQSKRFYSLPPHQKVELPALSPTMQTGTIARWEKKEGEKIAEGDLIAEVETDKATVGFEMLEECYLAKILVPEGTRDVNVGSVICITVDSPDLISAFKDVTLDSIKSAGAAPSPAASAPPPPSAAAAAAAPPAAPGSSYPTHMKITLPALSPTMTMGTVQRWEKKVGEKLSEGDLLAEIETDKATIGFEVQEEGYLAKIMVAEGTRDVPLGTPLCIIVEKESDIAAFKDYVETGVAEVSTPPPAPAPTPVAAPAAAAPSPAPAAAAPAAPRKGRVFASPLAKKLAADKGIDLAQVSGSGPEGRITRKDIESFVPAKTAPAVAAAPTPAAAPSARTPAAAAAAPAGTFTDIPISNIRKVIAQRLMQSKQTIPHYYLSLDVNMDQVLELRKELNEEVKAQNIKLSVNDFIIKASALACLKVPECNSSWLDTVIRQNHVVDVSVAVSTASGLITPIVFNAHTKGLAAISSNVSALAAKARDGKLQPHEFQGGTFTISNLGMFGVKNFSAIINPPQSCILAVGGSEKRLIPADNEKGFDVASVMSVTLSCDHRVVDGAVGAQWLAEFRKFLEKPVTMLL; translated from the exons ATGCTTCGTCTTATCCTGCGGCTCAGGCCGTCCTCCGGACTCCCCTGTCCCCGTGCCCTCCCGGCCGGGCCTGCTGCGCTCGGCTGCCGCTCCGTGCGCGGAACCGGTTGCGTGAGGCGGCTGCACTCCGGAGCGGGGTCCCGGGCCGTGTCTGTGGGCTCCGGCTTCGGCCACAGAGCGACTTTCCTGCGGTGTCCCCAGCTGGCGGGCGGCTGTCAGAGCAAACGCTTTTACAGTCTGCCGCCGCACCAGAAG GTGGAGCTTCCTGCGCTGTCACCCACCATGCAGACAGGAACGATCGCTCGCTGGGAGaagaaagaaggagagaaaatcgCTGAGGGTGATCTCATAGCTGAG gTAGAGACGGACAAGGCAACTGTGGGTTTTGAGATGTTGGAGGAGTGCTATCTGGCAAAGATTCTCGTTCCTGAAGGGACCAGAGATGTCAATGTTGGATCAGTTATCTGCATCACAGTTGACAG CCCCGACCTGATCTCTGCCTTTAAGGATGTAACGTTGGACTCAATCAAATCAGCTGGGGCCGCTCCTTCCCCTGCTGCctccgctcctcctcctccttctgcagctgctgctgctgctgctcctcctgcagCCCCGGGCAGCTCTTACCCCACACACATGAAG ATCACACTTCCTGCTCTATCTCCCACCATGACGATGGGAACAGTGCAGCGCTGGGAGAAAAAGGTTGGAGAGAAGCTGAGTGAAGGAGATCTTCTGGCTGAGATCGAAACTGACAAGGCAACCATCG GCTTTGAGGTGCAGGAGGAGGGATATTTGGCTAAAATCATGGTGGCAGAGGGAACTCGAGATGTTCCCCTGGGAACGCCACTCTGCATCATTGTCGAGAAGGAAAGCGACATTGCTGCCTTCAAGGACTACGTAGAGACCGGGGTGGCTGAGGTTTCCACACCacctccagctccagctccaaCACCG gttgcagctccagctgctgcagcccCCAGTCCTGCTCCAGCAGCTGCTGCCCCAGCAGCACCCAGGAAAGGCCGCGTGTTCGCCAGTCCGCTTGCCAAGAAACTAGCTGCTGACAAAGGCATTGACCTGGCACAGGTCAGCG GGTCTGGTCCTGAAGGACGTATCACCCGGAAAGATATTGAGAGCTTTGTTCCAGCAAAGACTGCACCT GCTGTAGCTGCTGCTCCcactccagctgctgctccatcTGCTCGTacacctgctgcagctgctgcagcaccaGCTGGGACCTTCACTGACATCCCTATCAGCAACATCCGCAAG GTCATCGCTCAGAGGTTGATGCAGTCCAAGCAAACCATCCCGCACTATTACCTATCTTTAGATGTCAACATGGACCAAGTGCTTGAACTTCGAAAAGAGCTAAATGAG GAGGTGAAAGCCCAGAATATCAAACTTAGTGTGAATGACTTCATCATCAAAGCCAGCGCTCTGGCCTGCCTCAAGGTTCCCGAGTGCAACTCCTCTTGGTTGGACACAGTCATTCGCCA GAATCATGTGGTGGATGTGAGCGTAGCAGTGAGCACAGCCAGCGGTCTCATCACGCCCATAGTGTTTAACGCCCACACCAAAGGACTGGCTGCCATCAGCTCCAATGTGTCTGCTCTCGCTGCCAAAGCCAGAGACGGCAAACTGCAGCCTCACGAGTTCCAG gGAGGGACATTCACGATCTCCAATTTAGGGATGTTTGGCGTCAAGAACTTCTCAGCGATCATCAATCCTCCTCAGTCCTGTATCCTCGCTGTCGGAGGCTCAGAGAAACGGCTGATTCCTGCTGACAACGAGAAAGG GTTCGACGTGGCCAGCGTGATGTCAGTGACGCTGAGCTGCGACCACCGGGTGGTGGACGGGGCAGTCGGTGCGCAGTGGCTCGCAGAGTTCCGCAAGTTCCTGGAGAAACCCGTCACTATGCTGTTGTGA